A region of the Apium graveolens cultivar Ventura chromosome 6, ASM990537v1, whole genome shotgun sequence genome:
TGTGCTACTTTATCTGGATTGTGATGAATGTCTAGCATTACTGAGCTACTTGTATAATTGTATTGTTTGTGAAGCTgcattttaataataaatattgtATTGGCCATATAGTATACTCGGAATGGCCAGCAGACTGTGGATCCCTCCGTGTATCTTCGAACTGCTGGGGGTGACATTATACAGGTAGACATTGAGATTGGTTGGAAGTCCCCCTATGTAAGCGATGCACTGGAATGCGGATTTGGGTTTAATAGGCGCAAACCAGTTTGTCTACCTCGGGGTGTTGAGAAAGATGCAGTGGAAATGATATTTGGATATTTTCGTTTTTCCAGTGCACCTGACCGGTCTTCCAAGGTTAGATTTGTGTTTGCTTAATTTGTATTGTTGCGAGGTTTATGTTATAGGTTTTGTGATAGCAGTACCTTTGTAGAATTGTTTTGTAAATGATGCcgtaaattttgaattaatatatGTTTTTTCTTTGAAAAGGAGTGCCGGTTGTTTATTGATGATGTACTGCTCAAAAAAGATGAACGCACTCTTTGGAAGTTGCTGCGTGCTTCAAACTTTCTACAGGTTGAAGAGCTATTTGAAATGATTCGCGACACACTTGCTCAAAACACTGGGAAAAGTATCCAGGAAGTAGAGCAAGCATTATTCGAGCAGCTCATGAAGGTTATTTTTTTACAGCCATGTTCGCTGCATGTTCTCAAGTGACATCCTCTTTACCTTTTTTTATGTTGACTTTGTCAATTCATGCAGGGAAAAGAGATGGACCCTCAGAAGAATGTCGATGTACGTACCAGGCTTTCAAATAAATTGTTTGCAAAACAGATGCAAAAGCATGACGAGGTACTAAACATAAAGGTAAACTTTCAATTGTCGTAAATATGATTACCATCATAAGTATTATAACAACTTGAATATATCTTCTAAGATTTTTATATGTATCATACTTTACTTGTTATTGGTTGATTCCTTGATAGAAAGTGGAGGCAGAAGTGGAGGCTCCAAAGCGTGAAGATCGTTCAATTGACGACCTCCTTTTATTTATCAATGGAGATGGAGGTATTGTTATCTTTTTACTCCTTAAAATTTTATATGTGTGCCCTATACTGGTTTAAATATATGTGTAATAGAATTGTTCACATATTTTAAATTATCTATACAACTGGTCCTTTTTCTTTCGGAAGGACTCCAAGTCTTCTATATGTATTATTTGTGCAGTGTGTTCTTCTTGCCATATATAACAAAAAAATGGCATGTAAGATTGCATAGAAATTGAAAGATGTTAGGTAAATGTAAATCCCAACAATTTTGAAGAGGAAGCCATCTATACCTATAAAATTGTTTACATGGTGAGACATGACATCTTATTAATTCAAGAAGAAATACACCAACTGACTAATTACCTCagttttgatatattatttatgtCTCTTCTATATGTTAAAGTGTGTTTTACATGCTCTATAATGTGTTTGGGGGCAGTTTTGATATATcaaccatggttcttcctccaTAGTCGTTAACTAAAAACCCTCCTTGTCTGTTCTGTTCTCCAGACGGGTGTATTTAAGTTTCAGGATACATGTCCTAACTCCTAACCTGTATGTATCTAGATAATTTTAAGTGACGAAAAATGTGAAAAGTGTCCACCTCGTCAAAGTGATTTGCACATCCTCAATTTATACACAAATTATACAAGcatttttattttcttgtttTCTAGTGAAAAGTGAGCGAGTTTTACTTTTTAATGGCTTCCGTGGTTTGGTTATCTAATGGTATCTTTCGAGTGATACTTTAGGAATTTAGCTGATAGTTTTCCCTTGCTTCGTACATTACAATTTCACAATGAAGTTTGAAGGAGGTAAGACTCATAATGCAAAAATCAAGATTAATTAGGTCCATTATATTTGCAGATACCAACGGGGGTCAAACCtcaaagaagaagaaaaagaaccGCAACAAAGGAAAGGAGAAGAAGAAAACTTCTTCAATTAGTGTTTTTGCTTCAACTGAGGCCCCTGCTTCAGAGAAAGTCGCTGCTTCAGAGAAAGTCGCTGAGAACAGTGAGAAGGTCAGGCATATGATGTCCATTGTTATATTGTTCATTATTTCTTGCACTTATTCCCTACAATATACTATGTTTTTTGTTACCTAAGAAGATGTATATTAAAATTTTTAGGAGTTGGGTGCTTCTAATTCTGCGTATCATAGAGGTTTCACTGGTGATCCATTACTGGGCACTCAACATGAAAGCTTCAATATTGACGAAGACACTGTTGATGAGGATTGGGAAGCCGCATTGTTGAAAAAGATTAATAGGTTAGCCTGTTAATTTTTTCATTTACAATATATCCGGACGGACCAGACCTTAATATTTTAGAAACTTCTCTTGGGAGCTGTATGACAATTATCTCAATACACATGATTTACATAGGTACTTTTAAGTTTATGAGTGTGTCATAACTGTCTCAATTATATTTTAAGTATATGTATTTGTGTAAATGTAAGTATGTCTTTGTGTGTCTTAACTTCGAATATCTAGATCAGATGTCAAAACAAAGAGAAACAACAAAGCCTTTTGGAAATAACATTTTTTTGGTATGTTAACCAAATTCACTTTTTCTAAGGATAATAAAGTATAAAACTATATTTGCTTGCAAGTAAAAGATAAATATAGGATGCCAAAAAAGATAAGAGTGTAACGGCCAGTGTCATCAAAAGTGTTATATAAGGCAATAGCGCCTCCTTTTGGATAAGCGATTAATAAGGCAATTCCTTTGTCACATGTTTTCGATTAGGTGATATTGAGGCAATAGATTAATCACGGccttttaatttttttaaaaattgttgtaGAAATTATAACATTGATAAATATGtatctattatatatatttaaaagaTAAAACTATGCGAGTTTATATCATTATTAATAAATCtaatgaaaaataattaaaaaaattatttttgtatgTGTGTAAGTTTAGTTGCAAATCTTTAGTAAGGCGCCTCTCAATTGATAATTATAAAACTCTCGTCGCATCGTCTCACCTTAAATAATAGAAGGACATTGTGATAACCTAGCACATTAGGTAGGATTGCATCTcgatatttatatattattaatattgcTTTTGTATAGGcaaaaaaatgtttttgacaCACATGAAATGGCAATTGTGTACAATTTTGGGAACTATTTCTTTTAGAAAATAGTCAACCTTAACTATTTTTTTCCCAATAAAGTAATAAACTGTTATTTTCATGCATAGGCAATGTTAATTATGTATGTCACGATTTTAATGTTTTTTCGGGGCCGGGGGACTCTAGTAAATGAGCATGACCCCATTTTGATCGACTGTTTTTTTGCAGATTAATGCCTTTGTTTCAAAGATGTTAATGTTACATGTTTTATTATGAACTCAGACACACGTATTACTATTGAGACTGGAAAAAAAATTACTATTAAAACTGAAAAAAATcactttattttttatttgtgaaatacaaataaactaaactcGCATAAAATTTTAAGTTATGGGTTTTTAAATGTAAATTTTCTTTGTAATTTTAAACTTAAAGTCATATATTTTTCATTACTCTCTTGTACAGTagtattatatattaatattgtATTGTTGTcatatctattatatatataatagagcaaatgGAGGTTGGGAGAGACAATTTATTCAATGTAAAATGACAAGTTAAACCCTTATCCTATTTATTATTTTGTATTTAATATCCATTAATAGCTAATCTTCATTAATGCATATtaattattttgtaattaatagctatatatacacacacacttaCATATATATGCATACATATTTTACTTTCAATAATATATATCATTTAAAAagttattaatttaattaagaattaGATATCTCAgatatttattaatataaacatgattaaattacatcaaattttttaataacaTGTATCATATTAATCATGGTTTAAGTAGCTGATAAAAAAAACATCACTCACTAATTTTAGAATACAATTGCAAaacataatattttttaaaactgtTTGAAATTTAATACAATTATTTATGACATATTATGAGTATCAAATACTTACTTACAAAATAGACAATAACATAATCACATTTAAATCATCATGCACGTATATTACATGAAATTCTTATCAATACAacacaaaaaatatttttttgcaGATCAAATTATAAATTGCTACGTCGATAGTATATGGTCACATATACACTATGCATGTGTGTTACACGAAATTACCACCAATACAACACAAATTACATAAAACATATTATGGAGTATCAAACAAGTCGACAATAATATAATTGCCATTGAGAACTTCTTTGAATACAACACAAAGAAAAATAAGGTTGGTAACCGTCAATATTTATCACTAATTTAAATTTTCAAATATCCCAAAGATACAccgaaattaataaaaaatattataatattttagaacatgctcgtgcctcgcacgggctatagagctagttgattttataatattacaaaaatacTGTACATATATGTAATATGTGTGTGCGTGTGTTAAACTATATATTTGTAACCGGGAATCTATATAAGGTACCTCTGCTTTGataattataaaatcattgtTCCCGTGTCTCGTCTACTGCCTAAAAAAACACATGTAAGGTCATTACTATTACCTAGCACATTCAGTAGGATTGCCTCCGGAACTTCTTGATACACTTATTTGTGTTTGTTTTCTTATTTTTTGCTCAATGAGGCAATGCAAATGTTATTTTATGCATAGGCAATGTCACAATTTTggaaaattaaatatttttttagaaaaaataatatGCATTTAGCAAGCAactaaattagaaaaaaaaaggTCGGGGCCGGGGATAGAAATAAATGACTATGACACAAATTTTATGGGCTGCTCTTTGAAAATGAATGCTTATGTAATGAAGGAGGttttttgtacttggttttagTATCAACTATTTTTCTGATGATTTGTCAAAGGTTAGTTTTCATTCTTTAATTTATTAGTGCATGTCATTATACAAGATATATTATATAGTAGGCGATAGTATCATGAAATGACATGGAAGTGTTGGATTGATGCTACTCCATATTTGTTTTTTGTTGCTGATTGATGTTATCCCCGCTGGTGTTTAGTCTTTATACAATGTTCTAACTATTATATAGTTTGGTGACATTTATGGATAAACTGCTTTTATTCATTTGATTATACTTGGAACTTGAATACCTGTAATTGATTTATGACATTTCggtaaaattaatttttttcgtCGGTGTTGTATATATGGTATACGTTCAGGGAGAAATCGGTTGTGTAATTTAAATGTAATAAATATAAATGAATCATAAATGGTTCCAGAGGTGTGTACAAATTTAAATTCAAAGCTTGTAATCATATA
Encoded here:
- the LOC141667715 gene encoding uncharacterized protein LOC141667715 isoform X1, encoding MIFGYFRFSSAPDRSSKECRLFIDDVLLKKDERTLWKLLRASNFLQVEELFEMIRDTLAQNTGKSIQEVEQALFEQLMKGKEMDPQKNVDVRTRLSNKLFAKQMQKHDEVLNIKKVEAEVEAPKREDRSIDDLLLFINGDGDTNGGQTSKKKKKNRNKGKEKKKTSSISVFASTEAPASEKVAASEKVAENSEKELGASNSAYHRGFTGDPLLGTQHESFNIDEDTVDEDWEAALLKKINREVEGFKIRLWTNALELERNEILKKIRIDNVA
- the LOC141667715 gene encoding uncharacterized protein LOC141667715 isoform X2, with the protein product MIFGYFRFSSAPDRSSKECRLFIDDVLLKKDERTLWKLLRASNFLQVEELFEMIRDTLAQNTGKSIQEVEQALFEQLMKGKEMDPQKNVDVRTRLSNKLFAKQMQKHDEKVEAEVEAPKREDRSIDDLLLFINGDGDTNGGQTSKKKKKNRNKGKEKKKTSSISVFASTEAPASEKVAASEKVAENSEKELGASNSAYHRGFTGDPLLGTQHESFNIDEDTVDEDWEAALLKKINREVEGFKIRLWTNALELERNEILKKIRIDNVA